Proteins encoded together in one Streptomyces umbrinus window:
- a CDS encoding AraC family transcriptional regulator — MSSVLGFRDPVADAIGLLRPRTVIGPNLRAVGEWALRFDTFLHVRIGGLVRGTCWLILEGHEPVLLHEGDTFMLGNPPPYVLASTLDASPRPAEQVWAGAQDGFVRIGPESEEDLYLCVGHIAFDDSNAALLTDLLPPLVIVRVDDPHGGRLAQLIDLLATEVGVAAVGGPLVQNHLAQILLVHMLRAHAGQTDRPTGWLGALNEDGIGAALRAVHADVAHSWSLKELAEISHMSRSTFAQAFKSHVGVPPLEYLIQWRMSLARDALARDTLTISELARATGYLSESAFSTAFRRVVGSSPAQFRNQARQPPRSAANGS, encoded by the coding sequence GTGTCGTCGGTGCTCGGGTTTCGGGATCCAGTGGCTGACGCGATCGGCCTGCTCCGGCCTCGCACGGTGATCGGGCCCAACCTCCGGGCCGTGGGTGAGTGGGCGTTGCGCTTCGACACGTTCTTGCACGTGCGGATCGGGGGTCTCGTGCGCGGCACGTGCTGGTTGATCCTCGAAGGGCACGAGCCGGTGCTCCTGCATGAGGGTGACACCTTTATGCTGGGCAACCCCCCGCCTTACGTGCTGGCCAGCACGCTCGACGCAAGCCCGCGCCCTGCGGAGCAGGTGTGGGCGGGTGCCCAAGACGGGTTCGTGCGGATCGGCCCGGAGTCCGAGGAGGACCTCTACCTCTGCGTCGGGCACATCGCGTTCGACGACAGTAACGCGGCCCTCCTGACCGATCTTCTGCCGCCGCTCGTGATCGTCCGCGTGGACGATCCTCATGGCGGGCGGCTCGCGCAGCTGATCGATCTCCTGGCCACCGAGGTCGGTGTCGCCGCCGTCGGCGGCCCGCTGGTGCAGAACCACCTCGCACAGATCCTGCTCGTGCACATGCTGCGTGCTCACGCCGGTCAGACAGACCGGCCCACCGGTTGGCTGGGCGCCCTGAACGAGGACGGCATCGGTGCCGCCCTGCGTGCCGTGCACGCGGACGTGGCCCACTCCTGGAGCCTCAAGGAGCTCGCCGAGATCAGCCACATGTCGCGTTCCACGTTCGCCCAGGCCTTCAAGAGCCACGTCGGGGTCCCGCCGTTGGAGTACCTGATCCAATGGCGCATGAGCCTCGCGCGCGACGCCCTCGCCCGCGACACTCTGACGATCTCCGAGCTCGCACGGGCCACGGGCTACCTGTCCGAGAGCGCGTTCAGCACCGCGTTCCGCCGCGTGGTCGGCTCATCGCCCGCACAGTTCCGGAACCAGGCACGGCAGCCACCGCGCTCGGCCGCGAACGGAAGCTGA
- a CDS encoding SDR family NAD(P)-dependent oxidoreductase produces MGQLEGKTSVVTGGSTGIGLATAVRLADEGAYVFVTGRRESELEAAVKTIGADRATAVVGDISKPEDLDRLYEAVRARGEGLDVLVANAAVGAFVTLEQTTEEHFDQTFAVNVRGTLFTVQKALPLLNDGASIVLVGSTAGDRGVEAFGAYAASKAAVRSFARTWSNELKDRGIRVNAVSPAWIETPGGTAAFGDEETARAVKENVAATVAKGRMGQPEEAAAVVAFLASEQSSYVVGANIYVDGGTNQI; encoded by the coding sequence ATGGGACAGCTGGAAGGCAAGACGTCGGTGGTCACCGGAGGCAGCACCGGTATCGGTCTGGCCACCGCCGTCCGGCTGGCGGACGAGGGCGCGTACGTGTTCGTCACCGGCCGACGCGAGTCCGAACTGGAGGCCGCCGTCAAGACCATCGGAGCAGACCGGGCCACCGCGGTCGTCGGCGACATCTCGAAGCCGGAGGACCTGGACCGGCTCTACGAGGCGGTCCGGGCGCGAGGCGAGGGTTTGGACGTGCTCGTGGCAAACGCGGCGGTCGGTGCGTTCGTGACGCTGGAACAGACCACCGAGGAGCACTTCGACCAGACCTTCGCGGTCAACGTCCGAGGCACGCTGTTCACCGTGCAGAAGGCGTTGCCGCTGCTCAACGACGGAGCCTCGATCGTCCTGGTCGGTTCGACGGCCGGCGACCGTGGAGTAGAGGCGTTCGGCGCGTACGCGGCGTCGAAGGCGGCCGTCCGGTCCTTCGCGCGGACGTGGTCCAACGAGCTCAAGGACCGTGGCATCCGGGTCAACGCGGTCTCGCCGGCATGGATCGAGACTCCCGGGGGCACCGCCGCTTTCGGCGACGAGGAGACCGCCCGGGCCGTCAAGGAGAATGTCGCCGCGACCGTGGCCAAGGGCCGCATGGGTCAGCCTGAGGAGGCCGCCGCAGTCGTGGCCTTCCTGGCCTCGGAACAGAGCAGCTACGTCGTCGGCGCGAACATCTACGTCGACGGTGGCACGAACCAGATCTGA
- a CDS encoding hydrolase: MSTENKAGLGALLTPEESVLALIDHQPFQVANLHSHEPTMVINNAVGLAKAAKVFDVPTILTTVLEERGGFLVQGLQDVFPEQKPINRTFINTWQDERVVDAVKATGRKKLIIAGLWTEICVAMPAIQAAGEGFEVFVVTDASGGVSKEAHDMAVQRMIQAGVAPITWMAVLGEWQRDWAREKTVEGVAEVQAQHGGASGVAFAWEMQLLATPTGSEA, encoded by the coding sequence GTGAGTACTGAGAACAAGGCCGGACTCGGCGCGCTGCTGACGCCCGAGGAGAGCGTCCTCGCCCTCATCGACCACCAGCCGTTCCAGGTCGCCAACCTGCACAGCCACGAACCGACGATGGTCATCAACAACGCTGTCGGGCTCGCCAAGGCTGCCAAGGTGTTCGACGTTCCGACCATTCTGACAACCGTCCTGGAGGAGCGCGGTGGCTTTCTTGTCCAGGGTCTGCAGGATGTGTTCCCGGAGCAGAAGCCGATCAACAGGACCTTCATCAACACCTGGCAGGACGAGCGCGTCGTGGATGCCGTCAAGGCGACAGGACGCAAGAAGCTGATCATTGCCGGCCTCTGGACGGAGATCTGTGTGGCCATGCCGGCGATCCAGGCGGCGGGCGAGGGCTTCGAGGTCTTCGTCGTCACCGACGCGTCGGGCGGCGTCTCGAAGGAGGCCCACGACATGGCGGTGCAGCGCATGATCCAGGCGGGCGTGGCCCCGATCACCTGGATGGCCGTGCTGGGCGAGTGGCAGCGCGACTGGGCCCGCGAGAAGACCGTGGAGGGCGTGGCCGAGGTCCAGGCGCAGCATGGCGGTGCCAGCGGTGTGGCCTTCGCCTGGGAGATGCAACTCCTGGCCACGCCCACCGGAAGCGAGGCATGA